The genomic window CAATACACGCAGACCGCCCATGTGCGTACGGAGTCGCGTTGCGCGGGCATATCCGCCAAAGGTAGACCAACCCTGACGGCCGTCGCCGGGTTGGGCACAAAAGCTGGGCAATAAAATCTGGCTGATGCCGATTCGATGGAACGTCCCCCAGCACGAGGCCGCCCTGGCCCAGCTCGACGCGGTGCTGGGTGACCCGGCCCGGCCGGGTGCGATCGTGCTCGGGCCCGACGGCATCGGCAAGTCCACGTTGGCGCGGTTGGCCGCCGAACACTTCAGCCAGCGCTACCCCGACACAATCGTGCGCTGGGTGACCGGAACCCCGACCGAGCGCGTGGTCCCGTTCGGCGCCTTTGGCCATCTGGTCGAGATCGCCGACATCGGCAAGCCAGCCGCGCTGTTGCGTGCCGCCCGGGCGTCGCTGGCCCGCGATCCGCAGAGCCGCGTGCTGCTGGTGGTCGACGACGCCCATGATCTGGACATCCTGTCGGCCACGCTGATCTACCAGTTCGCGCTGGCCGGCACCGTGCGGATGATCGTCACCGCCCGCGGCTCGGACCTAGCCGCGACGCCCGAGGCGATCGCGGCGCTGTGGTCCGACGGCCTGCTGGATCGCCTCGACATCGAGGCACCCGGCGACGCCACCAAGCCCGCGGACGCCGACGAGTTCATCGCCGAGTTACCCGCGCCGGCGCGGGCGGTGCTGAACTATCTGTGCGTGCAGGAGCCGCTGTCGGTCACCGATCTGATCATCCTGGCCGGCGACGGCGCGGTGTCCGAGGCGCAGGACTGGGGTGCGGTCGAGACCCGCGTGCGCGGCGACGACCCGGACGGCGCGGTGGTCTACACCGCTCATCCGTTGTTCGCCGAGCGGGCCCGCGCCGCGCTGGGCGCCGACGGTGCCCGGCGCTGCCGCACCGAGCTGGTCAACCGGCTCTCCCAGCACCCCACCGAGCGGCTCAGCGACCGGCTGCGGCTGGCCTCCCTGGCGGTCGACAGCGACGCCCCGCAACCGGTGGCCGACGTCGTCGCCGCGGCCGCGCAAGCGCTGCGGCTCGGCGACCTCGCCCTCGGGGAACGGCTGGCCCGATCGGCGTTCGACCGGTCGGGCGACGTGGCCGCGCGGCTGTTGCTGGCCAACACCCTGGCGTGGCGGGGCCGCGGCCGGGAGGCCGAGGCGCTGCTGGCCGCGCTCGACCCCGTGGGGCTCGCCGAACCCGAGCTGATGTCCTGGACGTTGCTGCGAGCGGCCAATCAGTTCTTCATGCTCAGCGAGCCGGAGCGGGCGACCGCGTTTCTGCAGACGATCCGCAATCGCGTCGCGGATGCCGGTCCGCGGATCACGCTGGACGCGTTGAGCGCCACCTTCGCGATGAACGCGGGCAGCCTCGGGCATGCCGTCGACCTCGCGGGCGAGGTGCTGGCGTCGCCGGCCGCCGACGATCAGGCGGTGGCGTGGGCGGCCAGCGCGGCCGCGCTGTGCGCGGCGCGGCAGGGCCGCTTCGGCGACGTCGAGTCGCTAGCGCAGCGCGTGGCCCACGCCGAGCACCCCGGGCTGCTGCGCTTCACCGTCGGCCTCGGCCAGACCACCACGTTGGTGATGGCCGGTCGGCTCGAGACGGCGGCCGAACTCGCGCGGGAGTTCACCGATTTTGCCGAGCTGCAGCAGCCGGGCCGCGCGATCGGTGAGGTGCTGCTGGCCCACGTGCTGGTCGCCGCCGGTGAATTCGACCGGGCCGCAACGCTGCTCGGCCCGGCAAGCGCGACATTGGAACGCACCGGGTACTCGTGGGGGCCGCTGTCGCTGATGCTGCTGGCCACCGCGCTGGCCCAGCAGGGAAAGATTGCCGCGGCCGCGAAAGCGTTGAGCAGGGCGGAATCTCGACACGGAACCAAGTCGGCGCTGTTCGGCCCGGAACTCGGCGTGGCGCGGGCATGGCGGTTGGCCGC from Mycobacterium shigaense includes these protein-coding regions:
- a CDS encoding AAA family ATPase; amino-acid sequence: MPIRWNVPQHEAALAQLDAVLGDPARPGAIVLGPDGIGKSTLARLAAEHFSQRYPDTIVRWVTGTPTERVVPFGAFGHLVEIADIGKPAALLRAARASLARDPQSRVLLVVDDAHDLDILSATLIYQFALAGTVRMIVTARGSDLAATPEAIAALWSDGLLDRLDIEAPGDATKPADADEFIAELPAPARAVLNYLCVQEPLSVTDLIILAGDGAVSEAQDWGAVETRVRGDDPDGAVVYTAHPLFAERARAALGADGARRCRTELVNRLSQHPTERLSDRLRLASLAVDSDAPQPVADVVAAAAQALRLGDLALGERLARSAFDRSGDVAARLLLANTLAWRGRGREAEALLAALDPVGLAEPELMSWTLLRAANQFFMLSEPERATAFLQTIRNRVADAGPRITLDALSATFAMNAGSLGHAVDLAGEVLASPAADDQAVAWAASAAALCAARQGRFGDVESLAQRVAHAEHPGLLRFTVGLGQTTTLVMAGRLETAAELAREFTDFAELQQPGRAIGEVLLAHVLVAAGEFDRAATLLGPASATLERTGYSWGPLSLMLLATALAQQGKIAAAAKALSRAESRHGTKSALFGPELGVARAWRLAAARDGHGAIAAARDAARMAERGRQRGVALRAWHEAVRLGDTRAVDPLTRLCGEIDCVVGRAALAHAQALAAHDASALRAVSQDLAALGLRAAAADAAAQAESAAAH